In Streptomyces alboniger, the following are encoded in one genomic region:
- a CDS encoding SAV_915 family protein — MAQLLRDEDPEPCERGPAGPLFVPVRPGPAGCVARLFRTPVGERTAVAFTTAQRLRAALGLRQAWIRLSEPALRALAAPLGVSGITVDPRLAAHPVGPAPVRLGSRRAAARYGQGPLAVGAPRATGPASFAGAPTPWIG; from the coding sequence ATGGCACAACTTCTGCGCGACGAGGACCCCGAGCCCTGCGAACGTGGCCCGGCCGGGCCACTGTTCGTCCCCGTCCGGCCGGGGCCCGCGGGGTGCGTGGCCCGCCTGTTCCGCACACCTGTCGGCGAGCGCACCGCCGTCGCCTTCACCACCGCGCAGCGCCTGAGGGCGGCCCTCGGCCTCCGGCAGGCGTGGATCAGGCTCTCCGAACCGGCACTGCGTGCCCTTGCCGCGCCGCTCGGCGTCAGCGGCATCACCGTCGACCCCCGGCTGGCCGCCCATCCCGTCGGTCCGGCACCGGTGCGGCTCGGCTCGCGGCGTGCCGCCGCCCGGTACGGCCAGGGCCCGCTGGCGGTGGGCGCGCCGCGGGCGACCGGCCCGGCGTCCTTCGCGGGCGCGCCCACCCCGTGGATCGGCTGA
- the purB gene encoding adenylosuccinate lyase — MTAAPAKPRIPNVLAGRYASAELATLWSPEQKVKLERQLWLAVLRAQKDLGIEVPDAAIADYERVLDQVDLASIAEREKVTRHDVKARIEEFNALAGHEHVHKGMTSRDLTENVEQLQVRLSLELIRSRTVAVLARLGKLAGEYAELVMAGRSHNVAAQATTLGKRFATGADELLVAYRRLDDLLGRYPLRGIKGPVGTAQDMLDLLGGDAGKLTELEDRIAGHLGFDRAFTSVGQVYPRSLDYEVVTALVQVAAAPSSIAKTIRLMAGHELVTEGFKPGQVGSSAMPHKMNTRSCERVNGLTVILRGYASMTGELAGDQWNEGDVSCSVVRRVALPDAFFALDGLLETFLTVLDEFGAFPAVVARELDRYLPFLATTKVLMASVRAGVGREEAHEAIKENAVASALAMREQGAERNELLDKLAADSRIPLDRAQLDELMADKLSFTGAASDQVATVVAQIEALLKDHPEAAAYTPGAIL; from the coding sequence GTGACTGCTGCGCCTGCAAAGCCCCGTATCCCGAACGTCCTCGCGGGACGTTACGCCTCCGCCGAGCTCGCCACCCTCTGGTCGCCCGAGCAGAAGGTGAAGCTGGAGCGTCAGCTCTGGCTCGCCGTGCTGCGCGCGCAGAAGGACCTCGGGATCGAGGTTCCGGACGCCGCCATCGCCGACTACGAGCGCGTCCTCGACCAGGTCGACCTGGCCTCCATCGCCGAGCGCGAGAAGGTCACGCGCCACGATGTGAAGGCCCGCATCGAGGAGTTCAACGCCCTCGCCGGACATGAGCACGTGCACAAGGGCATGACCTCGCGCGACCTCACCGAGAACGTCGAGCAGCTCCAGGTCCGGCTCTCCCTCGAGCTGATCCGCTCCCGTACCGTCGCGGTCCTCGCCCGGCTCGGCAAGCTCGCCGGTGAGTACGCCGAGCTGGTCATGGCGGGCCGCTCCCACAACGTCGCCGCGCAGGCGACGACGCTGGGCAAGCGCTTCGCGACCGGCGCCGACGAACTGCTCGTCGCCTACCGCCGCCTCGACGACCTCCTCGGCCGCTACCCGCTGCGCGGCATCAAGGGCCCGGTCGGCACCGCCCAGGACATGCTCGACCTGCTCGGCGGCGACGCGGGCAAGCTCACCGAGCTGGAGGACCGCATCGCCGGGCACCTCGGCTTCGACCGCGCGTTCACCTCGGTCGGCCAGGTCTACCCGCGCTCGCTGGACTACGAGGTCGTCACCGCGCTGGTGCAGGTCGCCGCCGCGCCGTCCTCGATCGCCAAGACGATCCGTCTGATGGCCGGGCACGAGCTGGTCACCGAGGGCTTCAAGCCGGGCCAGGTCGGCTCGTCCGCGATGCCGCACAAGATGAACACCCGCTCCTGCGAGCGCGTCAACGGCCTCACCGTCATCCTGCGCGGCTACGCCTCGATGACCGGCGAGCTGGCGGGCGACCAGTGGAACGAGGGCGACGTCTCCTGCTCGGTCGTGCGCCGGGTCGCGCTGCCCGACGCGTTCTTCGCGCTCGACGGTCTCCTGGAGACCTTCCTGACGGTGCTCGACGAGTTCGGCGCCTTCCCGGCGGTCGTCGCGCGCGAGCTGGACCGCTACCTCCCCTTCCTCGCCACCACCAAGGTCCTGATGGCCTCGGTGCGCGCGGGTGTCGGCCGCGAGGAGGCCCACGAGGCCATCAAGGAGAACGCGGTCGCCTCCGCGCTCGCCATGCGCGAGCAGGGCGCCGAGCGCAATGAACTGCTCGACAAGCTCGCGGCGGACTCCCGCATCCCGCTGGACCGCGCCCAGCTCGACGAGCTGATGGCCGACAAGCTGTCCTTCACGGGGGCGGCGAGCGACCAGGTCGCCACGGTCGTCGCGCAGATCGAGGCGCTCCTGAAGGACCACCCGGAGGCCGCGGCCTACACGCCGGGCGCCATTCTCTGA
- the meaB gene encoding methylmalonyl Co-A mutase-associated GTPase MeaB, which yields MPVTIDIDTYVKGVLDGKRAYVARAITLVESTRPQHRALAQQLLTELLPHSGRARRVGISGVPGVGKSTFIDALGTMLTSLGHRVAVLAVDPSSTRTGGSILGDKTRMERLSLDPAAFVRPSPSAGTLGGVAKATRESIVVMEAAGYDVVLVETVGVGQSETTVANMVDTFLLLTLARTGDQLQGIKKGVLELADVIAVNKADGPHERDARSAARELAGALRLMHPADAAWTPPVLTCSARESSGLDTLWERIEQHRALLDSTGGLAAKRRDQQVDWTWAMVRDELLGRLLGHADVQRVAPELEQRVREGTLTATSAAERILAVFQASGPHAPPG from the coding sequence ATGCCTGTGACGATCGACATCGACACATATGTGAAGGGCGTCCTCGACGGGAAGCGCGCGTATGTCGCGCGCGCCATCACCCTCGTCGAGTCCACGCGCCCCCAGCACCGCGCGCTCGCGCAGCAGTTGCTGACCGAGCTGCTTCCGCACAGCGGGCGGGCGCGGCGGGTCGGCATCAGCGGTGTGCCGGGCGTGGGCAAGTCCACGTTCATCGACGCGCTCGGCACGATGCTCACCTCGCTCGGCCACCGGGTCGCCGTCCTCGCCGTCGACCCTTCGTCGACGCGCACGGGCGGCTCCATCCTGGGTGACAAGACCCGGATGGAGCGGCTTTCACTGGATCCCGCAGCGTTCGTACGCCCGTCCCCCTCCGCCGGGACGCTCGGCGGGGTCGCCAAGGCGACACGGGAGTCGATCGTGGTGATGGAGGCGGCGGGTTACGACGTGGTGCTGGTGGAGACCGTGGGCGTCGGCCAGTCCGAGACGACGGTCGCGAACATGGTCGACACGTTCCTCCTGCTGACCCTCGCCCGCACGGGCGACCAGCTTCAGGGCATCAAGAAGGGCGTCCTGGAGCTGGCGGACGTCATCGCCGTGAACAAGGCGGACGGACCGCACGAGCGGGACGCCCGCTCGGCCGCGCGCGAACTGGCGGGTGCGCTGCGCCTGATGCACCCCGCCGACGCCGCGTGGACGCCTCCGGTGCTCACGTGCAGCGCTCGGGAGTCGAGCGGCCTCGACACGCTCTGGGAGCGGATCGAACAGCACCGGGCGCTGCTCGACTCGACGGGCGGGCTCGCGGCCAAGCGCCGCGATCAGCAGGTCGACTGGACGTGGGCGATGGTGCGGGACGAACTGCTCGGCAGGCTCCTCGGCCACGCGGACGTGCAGCGCGTCGCCCCTGAGCTGGAGCAACGCGTACGGGAGGGGACGTTGACGGCCACCTCGGCGGCCGAGCGGATCCTGGCCGTGTTCCAGGCCAGCGGCCCGCACGCGCCTCCGGGCTGA
- a CDS encoding methylmalonyl-CoA mutase family protein, with protein sequence MTVLPDDGLSLAAEFPDATHEQWHRLVEGVLRKSGKDVSGTAAEEALSTALEDGLTTRPLYTARDTAPAAGHPGFAPFVRGGTPGGSAAAGWDVRQRHASADPARTNEAVLADLENGVTSLWLGVGAHGVPVSGLARTLDGVYLDLAPVSLDAGAEFGPAARELLRLYEAAGVPKASARGTLGADVLGHEARSGEALDPAEAAELARLCAREYPALRALAVDALPYHEAGGSAAQELGASLATGVAYLRELTAAGLTVEEACAQLEFRYAATADQFLTIAKLRAARRLWARVAEVCGAAGAGAQRQHAVTSPVMMTRRDPWVNMLRTTVACLGAGVGGADAVTVLPFDHSLGLPDAFARRIARNTSTILIEESHLARVIDPAGGSWYVERLTDELAHAGWEFFQEIERAGGQATALRSGMVGERLAATWAERSAKLARRREPITGVSEFPHLAERPVEREAAPATPAGGLPRVRRDEAYEALRARSDAHLKAAGARPKVFLAALGPAAAHTARAGFVANLFQAGGIETVHEPATVDAATAADAFKASGAPVACLCSSDTLYAEQAEAVARVLKEAGADHVFLAGRGEYDGVDSYVFAGCDAVTVLSSTLDRMGVA encoded by the coding sequence ATGACGGTCCTGCCTGACGACGGGCTTTCCCTGGCCGCCGAGTTCCCTGATGCGACCCATGAGCAGTGGCACCGCCTTGTGGAAGGCGTGCTGCGCAAGTCGGGTAAGGACGTATCGGGCACGGCCGCCGAGGAAGCGCTCTCCACCGCTCTCGAGGACGGGCTCACCACCCGGCCCCTGTACACCGCGCGCGACACCGCGCCCGCTGCCGGACACCCCGGCTTCGCCCCCTTCGTACGGGGCGGCACCCCTGGCGGCAGCGCCGCCGCGGGCTGGGACGTGCGGCAGCGGCACGCGAGCGCCGACCCCGCCCGCACGAACGAAGCCGTGCTCGCCGACCTGGAGAACGGCGTCACCTCGCTGTGGCTGGGCGTGGGCGCGCACGGCGTACCGGTCTCCGGTCTCGCGCGGACGCTGGACGGCGTCTATCTGGATCTCGCCCCGGTCTCGCTCGACGCGGGCGCCGAATTCGGCCCCGCGGCGCGCGAGCTGCTCCGTCTGTACGAGGCCGCGGGCGTCCCGAAGGCGTCCGCACGCGGCACGCTCGGCGCGGACGTACTCGGCCACGAGGCCCGGTCCGGCGAGGCGTTGGACCCGGCGGAAGCCGCCGAGCTCGCCCGGCTGTGCGCTCGCGAGTACCCGGCGCTGCGGGCCCTGGCGGTGGACGCGCTGCCGTATCACGAGGCGGGCGGTTCGGCCGCGCAGGAGCTGGGCGCTTCCCTCGCTACGGGCGTCGCCTACCTGCGGGAACTCACCGCGGCCGGGCTGACGGTCGAAGAGGCGTGCGCGCAACTGGAGTTCCGCTACGCCGCGACCGCCGACCAGTTCCTCACCATCGCCAAACTTCGTGCGGCGCGGCGCCTTTGGGCGCGCGTGGCCGAGGTGTGCGGGGCGGCCGGTGCGGGCGCGCAGCGGCAGCACGCCGTGACGTCGCCGGTGATGATGACCCGCCGCGACCCGTGGGTGAACATGCTGCGTACGACGGTGGCCTGCCTCGGCGCGGGCGTCGGTGGCGCGGATGCCGTCACCGTGCTGCCGTTCGACCACTCCCTGGGCCTGCCGGACGCGTTCGCGCGCCGTATCGCCCGCAACACCTCCACGATCCTGATCGAGGAATCCCACCTGGCCCGCGTGATCGACCCGGCGGGCGGGTCCTGGTACGTGGAGCGGCTCACCGACGAACTCGCCCACGCGGGCTGGGAGTTCTTCCAGGAGATCGAGCGCGCCGGCGGCCAGGCGACGGCTCTGCGCTCCGGGATGGTCGGCGAGCGTCTCGCCGCCACCTGGGCCGAGCGCAGCGCGAAGCTCGCCCGGCGCCGCGAACCGATCACCGGGGTCAGCGAGTTCCCCCACCTGGCGGAGCGTCCCGTCGAGCGCGAGGCCGCACCGGCCACGCCGGCCGGTGGGTTGCCCCGGGTGCGTCGCGACGAGGCGTACGAAGCGCTGCGCGCCCGCTCGGACGCCCACCTCAAGGCGGCCGGCGCGCGCCCCAAGGTGTTCCTCGCCGCGCTCGGACCCGCCGCCGCGCACACCGCTCGGGCCGGCTTCGTCGCAAACCTGTTCCAGGCGGGCGGCATCGAGACCGTGCACGAACCGGCGACCGTGGACGCGGCGACGGCCGCCGACGCCTTCAAGGCGAGCGGCGCTCCGGTGGCGTGCCTGTGTTCCAGCGACACCCTCTACGCCGAGCAGGCCGAGGCAGTCGCCCGGGTGCTCAAGGAGGCGGGCGCCGACCATGTGTTCCTCGCCGGTCGCGGCGAGTACGACGGCGTCGACTCGTACGTCTTCGCCGGTTGCGACGCCGTGACCGTGCTCTCCTCCACCCTCGACCGTATGGGAGTGGCGTAA
- a CDS encoding SGNH/GDSL hydrolase family protein: protein MQMNVNYTSLVAVGDSFTEGMSDLRPDGTYRGWADLLAARMAAHSPGFRYANLAVRGKLIGQIVAEQVDVAAAMQADVVTLVGGLNDTLRPKCDMKRVRDLLEEAVERLAPSCKQLVLMRSPGRNGPVMERFRPRMEELYTHIDDLASRHDAIVVNLYGAPVLGDQRLWDVDRLHPTAEGHRRIAEAVWQALGYPPEEDWQTPLDAAVPLNWAARRVADARFARQHLVPWIGRRLTGRSSGDGRPPKRPDLLPWDGPLP from the coding sequence ATGCAGATGAATGTCAACTACACCAGTCTCGTCGCGGTCGGCGACTCCTTCACCGAGGGCATGTCGGACCTCCGGCCCGACGGCACCTACCGCGGCTGGGCCGACCTCCTGGCCGCGCGGATGGCGGCGCACAGCCCCGGCTTCCGCTACGCGAACCTCGCGGTGCGCGGCAAGCTCATCGGGCAGATCGTCGCCGAGCAGGTGGACGTGGCGGCCGCGATGCAGGCCGACGTGGTCACGCTGGTGGGCGGGCTCAACGACACGCTGCGGCCCAAGTGCGACATGAAGCGCGTACGGGACCTCCTCGAAGAGGCCGTCGAACGCCTCGCCCCCTCCTGCAAGCAGCTCGTCCTGATGCGCAGCCCGGGCCGCAACGGCCCGGTGATGGAACGGTTCCGGCCGCGCATGGAGGAGCTGTACACGCACATCGACGACCTCGCCTCCCGGCATGACGCGATCGTCGTGAACCTCTACGGCGCACCTGTCCTCGGCGATCAGCGCCTGTGGGACGTGGACCGGCTGCACCCCACCGCCGAGGGGCACCGCAGGATCGCCGAGGCCGTGTGGCAGGCCCTCGGCTATCCGCCGGAGGAGGACTGGCAGACCCCGCTCGACGCGGCGGTGCCCCTCAACTGGGCGGCGCGGCGCGTCGCCGACGCCCGGTTCGCCCGGCAGCACCTGGTGCCGTGGATCGGCCGCCGCCTGACCGGCCGCTCCTCCGGTGACGGGCGTCCGCCCAAGCGCCCCGACCTCCTGCCGTGGGACGGCCCGCTCCCCTAG
- the lysA gene encoding diaminopimelate decarboxylase — translation MTTLHVPPFPAPARGSSPAAAATAAAAVTAPPDEALSVWPASTTPLAHGDLAVGGVPLTEVAERFGTPAYLLDEGDVRARCRGYLHAFEDAEVLYAAKAFLCRAMAHWIAEEGLGLDVCSAGELELAVTTGFPADRIVLHGNAKSPDDLRAALRLGVGRIVIDSASEIARLAAAVPQGSRQKVMVRVVPGIMAGAHAKIRTGTDDQKFGLSITDGSAQHAITRILGQPALDLVGLHCHLGSQITAEKPFLCAVRRLVGLMARIKDQHGVTLPELDLGGGHGIAYRPGEDALDIVSLARKVRAELVESCAAAGLTVPRLIVEPGRAIAGPAGVALYRVLAVKRTGGQVFVAVDGGMSDNPRPALYGVRYVPRLIGRRSAAGPQPMTVVGRHCEAGDVLASDVPLPADVHPGDLLAVPVAGAYHLSMASGYNLVGRPPVVAVADGHARLLVRRESLEDYRSRDVGL, via the coding sequence ATGACCACGCTGCACGTACCCCCGTTCCCGGCCCCCGCCCGGGGGTCATCCCCGGCTGCTGCCGCCACCGCTGCCGCTGCCGTCACCGCTCCGCCCGACGAGGCCCTCTCCGTCTGGCCCGCGTCCACCACCCCGCTCGCCCACGGTGACCTCGCCGTCGGCGGTGTGCCGCTCACCGAGGTCGCCGAGCGCTTCGGCACCCCCGCCTACCTCCTCGACGAGGGCGACGTGCGCGCCCGCTGCCGCGGCTACCTGCACGCCTTCGAGGACGCCGAGGTCCTCTACGCCGCCAAGGCGTTCCTGTGCCGCGCGATGGCGCACTGGATCGCCGAGGAGGGCCTCGGCCTGGACGTCTGCTCGGCCGGGGAGCTGGAGCTCGCCGTCACCACGGGCTTCCCCGCGGACCGCATCGTGCTGCACGGCAACGCCAAGAGCCCCGACGACCTGCGGGCCGCCCTCAGGCTCGGCGTCGGCCGCATCGTCATCGACAGCGCGTCGGAGATCGCGCGACTGGCCGCCGCCGTACCGCAGGGCAGCCGCCAGAAGGTGATGGTCCGGGTGGTGCCGGGCATCATGGCGGGCGCCCACGCCAAGATCCGCACGGGCACGGACGACCAGAAGTTCGGCCTGTCCATCACGGACGGCTCGGCGCAGCACGCCATCACCCGCATCCTCGGCCAGCCGGCTCTCGACCTGGTGGGCCTGCACTGCCACCTGGGTTCGCAGATCACCGCCGAGAAGCCCTTCCTGTGCGCGGTGCGCCGCCTGGTGGGGCTCATGGCGCGGATCAAGGACCAGCACGGGGTCACCCTCCCCGAACTGGACCTCGGAGGCGGGCACGGCATCGCGTACCGCCCCGGCGAGGACGCCCTCGACATCGTTTCCCTCGCCCGCAAGGTGCGCGCCGAGCTGGTCGAGAGCTGCGCGGCGGCGGGGCTGACCGTGCCACGGCTCATCGTGGAACCGGGCCGGGCGATCGCCGGCCCGGCCGGGGTGGCGCTCTACCGGGTGCTTGCGGTCAAGCGGACCGGCGGGCAGGTCTTCGTCGCGGTGGACGGCGGCATGAGCGACAACCCGCGGCCCGCGCTGTACGGGGTGCGGTACGTGCCCCGTCTCATCGGACGGCGCTCCGCCGCCGGGCCGCAGCCGATGACGGTGGTGGGGAGGCACTGCGAGGCGGGCGACGTCCTCGCTTCGGATGTGCCGCTCCCCGCAGACGTACACCCCGGTGACCTGCTCGCCGTGCCGGTGGCGGGGGCGTACCACCTGTCGATGGCGTCCGGCTACAACCTCGTGGGCCGTCCGCCCGTGGTCGCGGTGGCCGACGGACACGCCAGGCTGCTGGTGCGCCGCGAATCACTGGAGGACTACCGCAGCAGGGACGTGGGCCTGTAG
- the scpA gene encoding methylmalonyl-CoA mutase, translating into MRIPDFSSVDLGSGAGAEGSYEQWRTAVKEATGKSESDLLWETPEGIAVKPLYTGADLEGLDFLDTYPGVAPYLRGPYPTMYVNQPWTIRQYAGFSTAEESNAFYRRNLAAGQKGLSVAFDLPTHRGYDSDHPRVTGDVGMAGVAIDSIYDMRQLFDGIPLDKMTVSMTMNGAVLPVLALYIVAAEEQGVPPEKLAGTIQNDILKEFMVRNTYIYPPKPSMRIISDIFAYTSQKMPRYNSISISGYHIQEAGATADLELAYTLADGVEYLRAGQEAGLDVDAFAPRLSFFWAIGMNFFMEVAKLRAARLLWAKLVKQFDPKNAKSLSLRTHSQTSGWSLTAQDVFNNVTRTCVEAMAATQGHTQSLHTNALDEALALPTDFSARIARNTQLLIQQESGTTRTIDPWGGSAYVEKLTYDLARRAWQHIEEVEAAGGMAQAIDAGIPKLRVEEAAARTQARIDSGRQPVIGVNKYRVETDEQIEVLKVDNSSVRTQQIAKLRRLREERDDTACQDALRALTAAAERGSGPGLEGNLLALAGDAARAKATVGEISDALESVYGRHAGQIRTISGVYRTEAGQSPSVERTRTLVDAFDEAEGRRPRILVAKMGQDGHDRGQKVIASAFADLGFDVDVGPLFQTPSEVARQAVEADVHIVGVSSLAAGHLTLVPALREELAAEGREDIMIVVGGVIPPQDVEALHDAGATAVFPPGTVIPDAAYDLVTRLAADLGHDL; encoded by the coding sequence ATGCGCATCCCCGATTTCTCCTCCGTCGACCTGGGTTCCGGCGCGGGTGCGGAGGGCTCGTACGAGCAGTGGCGCACCGCGGTGAAGGAGGCCACGGGCAAGTCCGAGAGCGACCTGCTGTGGGAGACGCCCGAGGGCATCGCGGTCAAGCCGCTGTACACGGGCGCCGACCTGGAGGGCCTGGACTTCCTGGACACCTACCCCGGCGTCGCCCCGTACCTGCGCGGCCCCTACCCGACGATGTACGTGAACCAGCCCTGGACGATCCGGCAGTACGCGGGATTCTCCACCGCCGAGGAGTCCAACGCCTTCTACCGGCGCAATCTCGCGGCAGGCCAGAAGGGTCTCTCGGTCGCCTTCGACCTGCCCACGCACCGCGGGTACGACAGCGATCACCCGCGCGTCACCGGTGACGTCGGCATGGCGGGCGTCGCCATCGACTCCATCTACGACATGCGTCAGCTCTTCGACGGCATCCCGCTGGACAAGATGACGGTGTCGATGACGATGAACGGCGCCGTGCTTCCCGTACTGGCGCTGTACATCGTGGCGGCCGAGGAACAGGGCGTGCCGCCCGAGAAGCTGGCCGGGACCATTCAGAACGACATTCTCAAAGAGTTCATGGTCCGCAACACCTATATCTATCCGCCGAAGCCCTCGATGCGGATCATCTCCGACATCTTCGCGTACACGTCGCAGAAGATGCCGCGCTACAACTCCATCTCGATCTCCGGCTATCACATCCAGGAGGCGGGTGCGACGGCCGACTTGGAGCTGGCGTACACGCTGGCCGACGGGGTCGAGTATCTGCGCGCCGGGCAGGAGGCGGGCCTGGACGTCGACGCGTTCGCGCCCCGGCTCTCGTTCTTCTGGGCGATCGGCATGAACTTCTTCATGGAGGTCGCCAAGCTCCGCGCGGCGCGCCTGCTGTGGGCGAAGCTGGTCAAGCAGTTCGACCCGAAGAACGCCAAGTCGCTGTCCCTGCGCACCCATTCGCAGACGTCGGGCTGGTCACTGACCGCGCAGGACGTGTTCAACAACGTCACGCGTACGTGCGTCGAGGCGATGGCGGCGACGCAGGGGCACACCCAGTCCCTGCACACGAACGCCCTGGACGAGGCGCTCGCCCTGCCGACCGACTTCTCCGCGCGCATCGCCCGCAACACCCAGCTCCTGATCCAGCAGGAGTCGGGGACGACGCGGACGATCGACCCGTGGGGCGGCAGCGCGTACGTCGAGAAGCTGACGTACGACCTCGCACGCCGCGCCTGGCAGCACATCGAGGAGGTCGAGGCGGCCGGCGGCATGGCACAGGCCATCGACGCGGGCATCCCGAAGCTGCGCGTGGAGGAGGCCGCCGCGCGCACGCAGGCCCGCATCGACTCGGGTCGTCAGCCGGTCATCGGCGTCAACAAGTACCGGGTGGAGACCGACGAGCAGATCGAGGTCCTGAAGGTCGACAACTCCTCGGTCCGCACCCAGCAGATCGCCAAGCTGCGCCGCCTGCGCGAGGAGCGTGACGACACGGCCTGCCAGGACGCGCTGCGCGCGCTCACCGCGGCGGCCGAGCGCGGCTCGGGCCCGGGTCTGGAGGGCAATCTGCTCGCGCTCGCGGGCGACGCGGCACGGGCGAAGGCCACGGTCGGTGAGATCTCCGACGCGTTGGAGAGCGTGTACGGGCGGCACGCGGGCCAGATCCGTACGATCTCCGGTGTGTACCGCACCGAAGCAGGCCAGTCCCCGTCCGTCGAGCGCACACGCACGCTGGTGGACGCCTTCGACGAGGCCGAGGGGCGCCGTCCGCGCATCCTGGTCGCCAAGATGGGCCAGGACGGGCACGACCGCGGCCAGAAGGTCATCGCCAGCGCCTTCGCCGACCTCGGCTTCGACGTGGACGTCGGCCCGCTCTTCCAGACTCCTTCGGAGGTCGCCCGCCAGGCCGTCGAGGCCGACGTGCACATCGTGGGCGTCTCCTCGCTGGCCGCCGGGCACCTGACCCTCGTACCGGCGCTGCGTGAGGAACTGGCCGCGGAGGGCCGCGAGGACATCATGATCGTCGTGGGTGGGGTGATTCCCCCGCAGGACGTCGAGGCGCTGCACGACGCGGGTGCCACGGCCGTGTTCCCGCCGGGCACGGTGATCCCGGACGCGGCGTACGACCTGGTGACCCGACTGGCGGCCGATCTCGGCCACGACCTGTGA
- a CDS encoding enoyl-CoA hydratase/isomerase family protein — protein MNASPDDAPVLLRREGGAGHIVLNRPRAINALNHAMVRLMDEALSAWQADESVATVVLTGAGERGLCAGGDIRSIHDDVRAGGGGASAAFWHDEYRLNARIARFPKPYVAVMDGIVMGGGVGVSAHGSVRVVTERSRVAMPETGIGFVPDVGGTYLLTRAPGELGTHLALTGTAVGAGDALLCGLADHYVPSERLEEFTAALADSEASDAVRRCAAAVPAGELAAHREWIDHCYAADTVEEIVDRLHACGDRHAKQTAETILTKSPTSLKVTLAALRRARELPSLEAVLDQEYRVSCAALGSPDLPEGIRAQVVDKDRRPRWSPAALELVTEADVARFFEGVGPKAPHLRCRSGTDGLG, from the coding sequence ATGAACGCCTCCCCCGACGACGCGCCCGTCCTGCTCCGCCGCGAGGGCGGTGCGGGGCACATCGTCCTGAACCGGCCGCGCGCCATCAACGCCCTCAACCACGCCATGGTCCGGTTGATGGACGAGGCCCTGAGCGCCTGGCAGGCCGACGAGTCGGTGGCGACGGTCGTCCTCACCGGGGCCGGGGAGCGCGGGCTGTGCGCGGGCGGCGACATCCGCTCCATCCACGACGACGTCAGGGCGGGCGGCGGCGGCGCGTCGGCGGCGTTCTGGCACGACGAGTACCGCCTCAACGCCCGCATCGCCCGCTTCCCCAAGCCGTACGTCGCCGTCATGGACGGCATCGTGATGGGCGGCGGCGTGGGCGTGTCGGCGCACGGCAGCGTGCGGGTGGTCACCGAACGCTCGCGGGTCGCGATGCCCGAGACCGGCATCGGCTTCGTGCCCGACGTGGGCGGCACCTACCTCCTCACGCGCGCCCCGGGCGAACTCGGCACCCACCTCGCGCTGACCGGCACGGCGGTGGGCGCGGGCGACGCGCTGCTGTGCGGCCTCGCCGACCATTACGTGCCCTCGGAGCGGCTGGAGGAGTTCACGGCGGCCCTCGCCGACAGCGAGGCGTCCGACGCCGTACGGCGGTGCGCCGCCGCGGTCCCGGCGGGTGAACTCGCCGCGCACCGCGAGTGGATCGACCACTGCTACGCCGCCGACACCGTCGAGGAGATCGTCGACCGGCTGCACGCCTGCGGTGACCGGCACGCGAAGCAGACGGCCGAGACGATCCTCACGAAGTCCCCGACCTCCCTCAAGGTCACGCTCGCCGCGCTGCGCCGGGCGCGTGAACTGCCGTCCCTGGAGGCCGTTCTCGACCAGGAGTACCGCGTGTCCTGTGCCGCCCTCGGCTCGCCCGACCTGCCCGAGGGCATCAGAGCGCAGGTCGTCGACAAGGACCGCAGGCCGCGCTGGTCGCCCGCCGCGCTGGAGCTGGTGACGGAGGCGGACGTGGCCCGCTTCTTCGAGGGCGTCGGCCCAAAGGCGCCGCACCTCAGGTGCAGGTCCGGCACGGATGGGCTCGGCTGA